The following coding sequences are from one Sylvia atricapilla isolate bSylAtr1 chromosome 15, bSylAtr1.pri, whole genome shotgun sequence window:
- the NDE1 gene encoding nuclear distribution protein nudE homolog 1: MEDSEEHHFSSVEEETRYWKELAMKYKQCAESTQEELREFQEGSREYEAELETQLQQTESRNRDLLSENNRLRLELEAVKEKIEMQHSEGYRQISALEDDLTQTRAIKEQLQKYIRELEQENDDLERAKRATIMSLEDFEQRLNQAIERNAFLESELDEKENLLESVQRLKDEARDLRQELAVQQKQEKPKTPMRAPLEAERTDTAVQASLSVPSTPALRRTPISIPTPGTFRRGLEDSYGATPLTPAARISALNIVGDLLRKVGALESKLASCRNFVYDQSPNRPSVSMYMNRDVLETRLSPHQPLCDTGLVKRLEFGTRPSHTPGAMSHPSQSVVKMLL, translated from the exons ATGGAAGACTCTGAAGAACATCACTTCAGCTCAGTGGAAGAGGAAACCAGATACTGGAAGGAGCTGGCTATGAAATACAAGCAGTG TGCTGAGAGCACGCAGGAGGAATTGCGCGAATTCCAGGAGGGGAGCCGAGAGTatgaggctgagctggagactcagctgcagcaaacagaGTCCAGGAACAGGGACCTTCTGTCAGAGAACAACCGCCTGCggctggagctggaggcagtgaag GAAAAGATTGAAATGCAGCATTCAGAAGGATACAGGCAGATCTCTGCACTGGAAGATGACTTGACACAGACAAGAGCCATTAAGGAGCAGCTTCAGAAATACATTCGAGAGCTCGAGCAAGAAAACGATGATCTGGAAAGAGCAAAAAG AGCCACTATAATGTCCCTGGAGGATTTTGAACAGCGTTTAAACCAGGCTAttgaaagaaatgcttttctggAGAGTGAGCTGGATGAGAAGGAAAACCTTCTGGAGTCTGTGCAGCGCCTGAAAGATGAAGCTAGAG ACCTACGACAGGAGCTTGCagtgcagcagaagcaggagaagcCCAAGACACCAATGAGAGCTCCCCTGGAAGCAGAAAGAACAGACACTGCAGTTCAGGCCTCTTTGTCTGTGCCCTCAACACCCGCCCTGCGCCGGACACCCATCAGCATTCCCACCCCTGGGACATTCAGGAGAG GTCTTGAGGACAGTTATGGTGCAACCCCTCTCACACCAGCTGCAAGAATATCTGCTCTCAATATTGTGGGAGACTTGCTGCGAAAAGTGGGG GCTTTGGAGTCCAAGCTTGCATCCTGCCGAAACTTTGTGTATGACCAGTCTCCAAACAGACCTTCAGTGTCCATGTACATGAACAGAGATGTCCTGGAAACACGCCTGAGTCCTCATCAGCCTCTGTGTGACACGGG GTTGGTGAAACGCCTGGAGTTTGGAACACGACCATCACACACTCCAGGAGCCATGAGCCACCCCTCCCAAAGCGTGGTCAAGATGCTGCTCTGA